In a genomic window of Brucella anthropi ATCC 49188:
- a CDS encoding sugar ABC transporter ATP-binding protein, translating to MHAVNATTHPVPPFLEVRNVKKSFGGVKALKDVSLTIEAGQIYHLMGENGCGKSTLIKILSGAQPADEGQILIDGEVIGSRAGDLGAIGALRAGIETVYQDLSLLPNLSVSENVAFTEQLVEASGRLARRLNVSLLNETARRALAEVHLPTDKAFLSRRTDTLPLATRQLIAIARAVASEARLVIMDEPTTSLTRQEVENLLHVVERLRNKGVAVLFVTHKLDECKLLGGRAIIMRDGLKVAELDVAGHSKAEFSHWMTGREISQTRYRTEPKLGEVMLEVEKLGDGEAFQDVSFSLRKGEILGVTGLLDSGRNELALALAAVKPATNGKVRLNGREIAPQSTAQAIEYGIGYVPEDRLTEGLFLEKPIQDNITLPILDRLRNALGIISDRRARRVAEESVADLQIVAPDVTIPVLSLSGGNQQRVLIGRWLTINPQLLILHGPTVGVDVGSKDTIFRIIQRLADDGMGVIIISDDLPELLQNCDRILIMRQGRIVAAHAAEGLTEDAIYQSMASTSKEVAQ from the coding sequence ATGCACGCCGTCAATGCCACGACACATCCTGTACCACCGTTTCTTGAGGTCAGAAACGTCAAGAAATCCTTTGGCGGCGTGAAGGCACTGAAAGACGTCAGTCTGACGATCGAAGCCGGACAAATCTACCATCTGATGGGAGAGAACGGTTGCGGTAAGAGTACGCTGATCAAAATTCTCTCGGGTGCGCAACCTGCCGATGAAGGGCAAATACTGATTGATGGTGAGGTTATAGGCTCGCGTGCTGGCGATCTCGGCGCTATAGGAGCCCTTCGCGCCGGGATCGAAACCGTCTATCAGGACCTGTCGCTGCTTCCAAATCTTTCCGTTTCGGAAAACGTGGCCTTTACCGAACAGCTTGTTGAAGCCTCTGGGCGCCTTGCTCGCCGATTGAACGTTTCCCTTCTGAATGAAACAGCGCGACGGGCGCTTGCCGAAGTGCACCTACCAACCGACAAGGCGTTTCTTTCGCGCCGAACCGACACGCTACCGCTGGCGACCCGCCAGCTGATTGCCATTGCACGCGCCGTTGCGTCCGAAGCGCGTCTCGTTATCATGGACGAGCCCACGACATCGCTGACGCGTCAGGAAGTTGAAAATCTGTTGCATGTGGTAGAGCGCCTTCGCAACAAGGGTGTCGCGGTGTTGTTCGTCACGCACAAGCTTGATGAATGCAAATTGCTTGGCGGACGTGCAATTATCATGCGCGACGGATTGAAAGTGGCCGAACTTGACGTCGCTGGGCATAGCAAAGCGGAATTCAGTCATTGGATGACGGGTCGCGAAATTAGCCAAACGCGCTATCGCACCGAGCCCAAGCTGGGCGAAGTCATGCTCGAAGTTGAAAAGCTTGGCGACGGTGAAGCCTTTCAGGATGTCTCATTCAGTCTCAGAAAAGGCGAGATACTCGGTGTCACGGGACTGCTGGATTCTGGTCGTAACGAGCTTGCGCTTGCTCTTGCTGCCGTCAAACCGGCAACGAATGGTAAGGTACGCCTGAACGGGCGCGAAATCGCACCACAATCGACGGCACAGGCCATTGAATATGGCATCGGTTATGTGCCGGAAGATCGGCTGACGGAAGGCCTTTTCCTCGAAAAGCCCATACAGGATAATATCACCTTGCCGATCCTCGATCGCCTGCGCAATGCACTAGGCATCATCAGTGATCGTCGCGCACGCCGTGTTGCGGAGGAAAGTGTCGCGGATCTTCAGATTGTAGCGCCGGATGTCACCATACCGGTACTGTCTTTATCGGGGGGCAATCAACAGCGCGTTTTGATCGGTCGCTGGCTGACCATTAACCCGCAACTGTTAATTCTGCATGGGCCAACAGTCGGGGTCGATGTCGGTTCGAAAGATACGATCTTCCGCATCATCCAGCGCCTAGCCGATGATGGCATGGGCGTCATCATCATCAGCGACGACCTGCCGGAGCTTCTGCAGAACTGTGACCGCATTCTCATCATGCGTCAGGGCCGTATCGTTGCAGCACATGCTGCCGAAGGCCTGACCGAAGATGCCATCTACCAATCCATGGCCAGCACGTCGAAGGAAGTGGCACAATGA
- a CDS encoding autoinducer 2 ABC transporter substrate-binding protein has protein sequence MSMFSKLIAGTMLASTVVAGAAFAQDKPTIVTVVKVTGENWFTRMNEGVDAFGKDNPNVSTSQVGPAKADAAQQTRIIEDLVAKNVSAIAIVPMDPSALEGVLRRASQRGIKVITHEGDSLVNTDVDIEAFDNKAFGARINEKLAECMGKSGKWTSFVGSLGSLTHNQWVDAGAENAKQYPDMELVAEKNESFNDANRAYEKAKEILRKYPDIKGFQGSSAIDVIGIGRAVEEAGLQDKTCVYGLGLPKDTGPYLESGAVDQIFFWDPKDAGYVMNKVSDLVLKGEEIKDGIDLGVPGYEKMTVIKGPGKGIIIQGQAWVDADKSNYKDFPF, from the coding sequence ATGAGCATGTTTTCCAAACTAATAGCTGGCACAATGCTTGCCAGTACAGTCGTGGCAGGGGCGGCATTTGCCCAAGACAAGCCCACCATCGTGACAGTGGTCAAGGTTACCGGCGAAAACTGGTTTACCCGTATGAACGAAGGGGTTGATGCTTTTGGCAAAGATAATCCCAACGTGAGCACCAGCCAGGTCGGACCCGCAAAAGCGGATGCCGCCCAGCAGACCCGTATTATCGAAGATCTCGTCGCCAAGAACGTCTCAGCGATTGCGATCGTGCCTATGGACCCATCAGCGCTTGAAGGTGTACTGCGCCGCGCTTCGCAGCGTGGTATCAAGGTCATCACCCATGAAGGCGATAGTCTGGTCAATACGGACGTCGATATCGAAGCCTTCGACAACAAGGCTTTCGGCGCACGCATCAACGAAAAGCTTGCTGAATGCATGGGTAAGTCCGGTAAGTGGACTTCTTTCGTTGGATCACTGGGCAGCCTGACTCACAATCAGTGGGTTGATGCTGGTGCAGAAAACGCCAAGCAATATCCGGACATGGAGCTGGTGGCGGAAAAGAACGAGTCGTTCAACGATGCCAACCGCGCCTATGAAAAAGCCAAGGAGATTCTCCGCAAATATCCGGATATCAAGGGCTTTCAGGGATCCTCTGCCATCGATGTGATCGGGATTGGCCGCGCTGTCGAGGAGGCCGGTCTTCAAGACAAGACATGTGTGTACGGTCTCGGTCTGCCAAAAGATACCGGCCCATATCTGGAAAGCGGCGCCGTCGACCAGATCTTCTTCTGGGATCCGAAAGACGCTGGCTATGTCATGAACAAGGTCTCCGATCTCGTTCTGAAGGGCGAGGAGATCAAGGATGGTATCGACCTTGGTGTACCGGGTTACGAGAAAATGACTGTTATCAAGGGACCGGGCAAGGGCATCATCATCCAGGGGCAGGCCTGGGTCGATGCGGACAAATCCAACTACAAGGACTTCCCGTTCTGA